A genomic region of Haliotis asinina isolate JCU_RB_2024 chromosome 1, JCU_Hal_asi_v2, whole genome shotgun sequence contains the following coding sequences:
- the LOC137279643 gene encoding uncharacterized protein, translating to MLHKCLLVLALLAPSGRCASVKLLGRFHAKQAAFIQVEEDIHAVNVLDRYNLFIAAFSGFPFSTDHVYEVAAIGRQLPTINSTKILDVSHKITWPNEISQVPDAVFHKELVVAAGGFLVPLKTHGTIGLFDLSVSPPRGPFTITSSADSAWFYHRVLWKDMNGDGRIDAVTCRAKKPLFGHAQGELVWYEHPATGALEHPWTMHVLAKGPDVYFDFLTLKTPGGTFDCIVTAGFFSKSLNIYWTTDPSNKWNDASKIKSRVIDNTFGEVFDVQAVDLNGDGDLDLLVSGYDTQSADVYSFEIPNDFRTEKFTRHTLASGFSPRQKGSSHGAPGSAQIVYPTSSTKGKPLVLLSGDDDGRAYLLKPSSASASDWTYDKETFLDVGRGTVGEPAVKDVDGDGYKEIFVPAYNQGYVYVYTFKQ from the exons ATGTTGCATAAGTGCCTGCTTGTGTTGGCGCTGTTGGCGCCGTCTGGGCGATGTGCGTCAGTGAAATTATTGGGGCGTTTCCATGCAAAACAAGCAGCTTTCATTCAAGTAGAAGAGGACATACATGCTGTCAATGTTCTTGACCGCTACAACCTGTTTATAGCAGCTTTTAGCGGATTCCCTTTTTCAACAGACCACGTGTACGAGGTAGCCGCCATTGGACGCCAGTTACCAACCATAAATAGCACGAAAATATTGGATGTGTCCCACAAAATTACTTGGCCAAATGAAATCAGTCAGGTTCCAG ATGCAGTGTTCCATAAGGAACTGGTAGTCGCAGCTGGGGGGTTCCTGGTACCCCTGAAGACTCATGGAACTATTGGCCTGTTTGATCTGTCTGTGTCCCCTCCTCGTGGCCCGTTCACTATCACCAGCAGTGCTGACAGCGCCTGGTTCTACCACAGAGTCTTATGGAAAGACATGAACGGGGACGGGCGGATTGACGCTGTGACCTGCAGAGCTAAGAAGCCGTTGTTCG GTCATGCACAAGGAGAACTGGTGTGGTACGAGCATCCAGCAACAGGTGCACTGGAACACCCCTGGACCATGCATGTCTTAGCCAAAGGCCCCGATGTGTATTTTGACTTTCTCACGCTCAAAACTCCAGGCGGAACATTCGACTGTATTGTGACTGCCGGATTCTTCTCCAAGAGTCTCAACATCTACTGGACGACGGACccaagtaacaagtggaatgacgcGTCTAAG ATCAAATCACGTGTCATTGACAACACCTTCGGAGAGGTGTTTGATGTGCAAGCTGTGGATCTCAACGGCgatggtgaccttgacctcctTGTCAGTGGTTATGATACCCAAAGTGCAGATGTATACAGCTTTGAGATACCAAATGACTTCAG GACCGAGAAGTTCACACGTCATACACTGGCTTCAGGCTTCAGTCCGCGACAGAAAGGTTCGAGCCACGGGGCCCCAGGTTCAGCACAGATTGTGTACCCCACAAGCAGCACCAAAGG GAAGCCTTTGGTTCTGTTATCGGGGGATGACGATGGAAGAGCATACCTCCTGAAACCATCGTCAGCGTCGGCCAGTGACTGGACGTACGACAAGGAGACGTTCCTTGACGTCGGACGGGGCACTGTTGGAGAACCCGCCGTCAAGGATGTGGACGGGGATGGCTATAAGGAAATATTTGTACCTGCATATAATCAAggttatgtgtatgtgtacacatTTAAACAATAA
- the LOC137279659 gene encoding uncharacterized protein isoform X1 gives MIVTATILLTVATLAVAVNPQKVGSFPVKNAAFTNIYRTFDKKTNKTSYDLLITSFDAVPFSTDYAYIVRDVGRYMENVGAIKPQTLTDKVTWPNEISGVPQNVFNTSMVAIPDGFLVPFKTKGGIKLVNISGSAFGAPVLITEESGEDWFYHRVQWVDMDNDGDYDALTCRARKPLFGSEEGELLWYENPSTPTVRPGWTPHVIAKGPDVYFEYYRLNTPNGNKSCIFTAQFFTKSLSVYWTESGNWLNSDDVKSRIIDNTTGAVFDVTVNDIGNDGSLDLLVTTNNAANGSVLAYEIPPDFRTGAFPRHLLASGFKPRTQGMGKGAPGSAYPIKYIVPRKKAPVILSGDDDGRAYILYAAQDDIRDWTYTLQPFLDVGEGTVGQITVEDLKQDGSLYIFVPAYTQGQVHVFHYQP, from the exons ATGATAGTAACTGCGACGATCTTGCTCACTGTGGCGACATTGGCCGTGGCTGTGAACCCACAAAAAGTTGGGTCTTTTCCGGTCAAGAATGCTGCCTTTACCAACATATACCGAACATTTGATAAGAAGACAAACAAAACGTCGTATGATTTGCTGATAACCTCTTTCGACGCAGTTCCCTTCAGCACGGACTATGCGTACATTGTGAGAGATGTGGGGCGTTACATGGAGAACGTAGGAGCTATCAAACCGCAAACACTGACGGACAAGGTCACCTGGCCAAATGAGATATCAGGCGTTCCAC AGAACGTTTTCAACACCAGCATGGTTGCAATCCCAGATGGATTCCTTGTTCCTTTCAAGACTAAAGGTGGAATAAAACTGGTGAATATTAGTGGAAGTGCATTTGGTGCCCCGGTGCTGATCACAGAGGAGTCTGGCGAGGACTGGTTCTACCACAGAGTGCAGTGGGTGGACATGGACAACGACGGGGACTACGACGCCCTGACATGCCGAGCTAGGAAACCTTTGTTTG GATCCGAGGAAGGGGAACTTCTGTGGTACGAAAACCCTTCCACTCCAACTGTGCGCCCTGGGTGGACTCCCCATGTTATCGCCAAAGGACCGGATGTGTACTTTGAATATTATAG GCTCAACACTCCGAATGGCAACAAGAGCTGCATCTTCACTGCACAGTTTTTCACGAAGAGTCTATCTGTGTATTGGACCGAGAGTGGGAACTGGTTGAATAGTGACGAT GTGAAGTCCAGGATAATCGACAACACTACAGGTGCAGTGTTCGATGTTACAGTAAATGATATAGGGAATGACGGCAGCTTGGACCTTTTAGTTACCACTAACAACGCGGCGAATGGCTCAGTACTGGCGTATGAAATCCCTCCTGATTTCAG GACAGGTGCATTTCCTCGGCATTTGTTGGCGTCTGGCTTTAAACCAAGAACGCAGGGGATGGGGAAAGGAGCACCCGGGTCGGCGTATCCTATCAAGTACATCGTTCC TCGAAAGAAAGCGCCCGTTATTTTGTCGGGGGATGATGACGGTCGCGCATATATACTATATGCTGCACAAGATGACATACGCGATTGGACTTACACGCTACAACCATTCCTTGACGTGGGCGAGGGAACAGTCGGACAGATTACAGTTGAGGACCTAAAGCAAGATGGCAGTCTGTACATTTTTGTGCCGGCGTATACTCAGGGCCAAGTACATGTGTTCCATTACCAGCCTTAA
- the LOC137279659 gene encoding uncharacterized protein isoform X2 translates to MIVTATILLTVATLAVAVNPQKVGSFPVKNAAFTNIYRTFDKKTNKTSYDLLITSFDAVPFSTDYAYIVRDVGRYMENVGAIKPQTLTDKVTWPNEISGVPQNVFNTSMVAIPDGFLVPFKTKGGIKLVNISGSAFGAPVLITEESGEDWFYHRVQWVDMDNDGDYDALTCRARKPLFGSEEGELLWYENPSTPTVRPGWTPHVIAKGPDVYFEYYRLNTPNGNKSCIFTAQFFTKSLSVYWTESGNWLNSDDVKSRIIDNTTGAVFDVTVNDIGNDGSLDLLVTTNNAANGSVLAYEIPPDFRTGAFPRHLLASGFKPRTQGMGKGAPGSAYPIKYIVPPYKRPFIVSGDDDGRAYVLLCTSYDWTYNLSPFLDVGQGTVGQITVEDVNEDYKLDIFVPAYNQGLVHVYQYNP, encoded by the exons ATGATAGTAACTGCGACGATCTTGCTCACTGTGGCGACATTGGCCGTGGCTGTGAACCCACAAAAAGTTGGGTCTTTTCCGGTCAAGAATGCTGCCTTTACCAACATATACCGAACATTTGATAAGAAGACAAACAAAACGTCGTATGATTTGCTGATAACCTCTTTCGACGCAGTTCCCTTCAGCACGGACTATGCGTACATTGTGAGAGATGTGGGGCGTTACATGGAGAACGTAGGAGCTATCAAACCGCAAACACTGACGGACAAGGTCACCTGGCCAAATGAGATATCAGGCGTTCCAC AGAACGTTTTCAACACCAGCATGGTTGCAATCCCAGATGGATTCCTTGTTCCTTTCAAGACTAAAGGTGGAATAAAACTGGTGAATATTAGTGGAAGTGCATTTGGTGCCCCGGTGCTGATCACAGAGGAGTCTGGCGAGGACTGGTTCTACCACAGAGTGCAGTGGGTGGACATGGACAACGACGGGGACTACGACGCCCTGACATGCCGAGCTAGGAAACCTTTGTTTG GATCCGAGGAAGGGGAACTTCTGTGGTACGAAAACCCTTCCACTCCAACTGTGCGCCCTGGGTGGACTCCCCATGTTATCGCCAAAGGACCGGATGTGTACTTTGAATATTATAG GCTCAACACTCCGAATGGCAACAAGAGCTGCATCTTCACTGCACAGTTTTTCACGAAGAGTCTATCTGTGTATTGGACCGAGAGTGGGAACTGGTTGAATAGTGACGAT GTGAAGTCCAGGATAATCGACAACACTACAGGTGCAGTGTTCGATGTTACAGTAAATGATATAGGGAATGACGGCAGCTTGGACCTTTTAGTTACCACTAACAACGCGGCGAATGGCTCAGTACTGGCGTATGAAATCCCTCCTGATTTCAG GACAGGTGCATTTCCTCGGCATTTGTTGGCGTCTGGCTTTAAACCAAGAACGCAGGGGATGGGGAAAGGAGCACCCGGGTCGGCGTATCCTATCAAGTACATCGTTCC CCCATACAAGCGGCCATTTATTGTGTCCGGCGATGACGACGGCCGTGCCTATGTCCTCCTGTGTACTTCATATGACTGGACATATAATCTAAGTCCTTTCCTCGATGTGGGTCAGGGCACAGTTGGACAAATAACTGTTGAAGATGTGAATGAAGATTACAAGTTGGATATATTTGTGCCTGCATATAACCAGGGTCTCGTACATGTGTACCAGTACAATCCGTga
- the LOC137273101 gene encoding putative uncharacterized protein ENSP00000383309 — protein sequence MTRLSRTRHWKLFSMTRLSRTRHGKLYTMTRLSRTRHRKLFSMTRLSRTRHGKLFRMTKLSRTRHRKLFSMTRPSRTRHGKLFRMTKLSRTRHGKLYTMTRPSRTRHGKLYSMTRPSRTRHGKLYSMTRLSRTRHGKLFSMTRLSRTRHGKLFRMTKLSRTRHGKLYTMTRLSRTRHRKLCSMTGLSRTRHGKLYSMTRLSRTRHGKLFSMSRLSRTRHGKLFGWTTLKWIRHGQN from the coding sequence ATGACAAGACTGAGTCGGACTCGCCATTGGAAGCTGTTCAGCATGACAAGACTGAGTCGGACTCGCCATGGGAAGCTGTACACCATGACAAGACTTAGTCGGACTCGCCATAGGAAGCTGTTCAGCATGACAAGACTGAGTCGGACTCGCCATGGGAAGCTGTTCCGCATGACAAAACTTAGTCGGACTCGCCATAGGAAGCTGTTCAGCATGACAAGACCGAGTCGGACTCGCCATGGGAAGCTGTTCCGCATGACAAAACTTAGTCGGACTCGCCATGGGAAGTTGTACACCATGACAAGACCGAGTCGGACTCGCCATGGGAAGCTGTACAGCATGACAAGACCGAGTCGGACCCGCCATGGGAAGCTGTACAGCATGACAAGACTTAGTCGGACTCGCCATGGGAAGCTATTCAGCATGACAAGACTGAGTCGGACCCGCCATGGGAAGCTGTTCCGCATGACAAAACTGAGTCGGACCCGCCATGGGAAATTGTACACCATGACAAGACTTAGTCGTACTCGTCATAGGAAGCTGTGCAGCATGACAGGACTGAGTCGGACCCGCCATGGGAAGCTGTACAGCATGACAAGACTGAGTCGGACTCGCCATGGGAAGCTGTTCAGCATGTCAAGACTGAGTCGGACTCGTCATGGGAAGCTGTTTGGTTGGACAACACTGAAATGGATCCGCCATGGACAAAACTGA